The following DNA comes from Acidimicrobiales bacterium.
CTGAACACCGCCACCAGCCACGGGGCCTCGGGCCGGGCGAACTCCCGCCGGTCGAGGTGGTCGGGGACGGCCCAGGCCGGCCTGGTGGGGGCGTCGGAGCGGGTGCGGGCCCGGATCAGGGCCGCCACCCCGACCGCCACCGCGGCCAGCACCACCACGACGAGCAGGCGTTCCACCCGGGCAGGTTGCCACGCCCGGGCCCGAGCCGACGACGGGGCGCCGGGCGCGGGCCGGCCCGGCTAGCGGAGGGGGCGCAGGCCGGGGGGGAGCGGGATGCCGACGGCCACCGAGGCGCCCCGGCCCTGCTCGCCCTCCTCGTCGTCGGCGCCGGCCGCCCCCTGGGCCATGAGGCGCCGCTCGGCCACCACCGGGCCGCTGGCCTCGACCACCAGCGAGAGGCGGGCGCCCTCCAGGTCGTCCAGCTCCACCTCGTGGCGGGCGCCGGGGGCCAGGGTGACCCGCCCCCCGGGCACGGGGACCTCCTGGCCGTCGCCCACCGCGGTCACGGCCACCGTCACCTCGGCGTCGCCCGGGTTGGTGACCACCACCCGGCCCCGCTCCTCGTCGGCTGCCCGCCGCCCGGAGGCGAAGGCCCACCGCGGCGCGGCCACCGGCGACCCGGTGCTGGTGGCCACCCCGACGTAGGAGGCCTCCTCGCCGGCCGCGTCGATCCACCGCTCGGCCACCACCGGCACGCCGTCGACGGAGCGGACCACCAGCGAGTGGGTCAGGCCCTCGGGCACCGACCCGGCCTCGTCCAGGGCGAGGGAGGCGAACTCCCCGGCCGGCACGGTCAGGGGGAAGGGGCCCACGGTGCCGTTCCGGGCCGGGTCCTCCAGGGCCACCTCCACCTCGACCTCGGCCTCCTCGTCCCCCGGGTTGAACACCACCACCCGCTCGTGGGCCACGGCGGAGCGGACCCCGGCGGGGAAGGACCACACCGGGCGGGGGTCGCTCACCGCCGGGGTGAGGGCCAGTCCGTCGGGGCGGTAGGCCTCGGCGTCGGCCTCCTCCTCGGTGGTGCTGGCCCCCTCGCCGTCGTAGGTCTGGATGCGCTCGACCACCACCCGGCCCCGGCGGGTGGTGACGGTGGCTGCGGCCACCGGCACCACGGTGACCACCGGGGTGACGTCGACCACGATCATCGACTGGGCGGCCACCGGCAGGCCCTGGAAGTCCGAGGGGGTGCGGCGCCGGGCATCGGTGGTGGCGAAGGCCAGGTCGACGGTGGCCGCGTCGGGGTACGGGTTGTAGATGGCCAGGCGCATCGTGGCGTCGCGGGTGGTGGCCCCCGAGGGGAGGTAGGCCCGCTCCGACGCCGTGGTCTGGCAGGCGGCCACGTCGCGGCCCCGGGGCCCGACCACCTCGTGCTCGACCACCACGGTGCCGCCGTCGACCTCGACCCGGGCCGAGGCCCACTCGGCCTCCAGGACGTCGGCCACCCGGACCCGGCGGGTGGTCCGGGCCGGGACCTCCAGGGCCCGCCCGGCCCGGGTGCCGGCCTCGCTGACCACTTCGATGCGGCCCACGGCCGACGCGTCGCCGACGTTGGCCACCACCACCGTGCCGTCGGCCATGGTGCCGTCGCCCGCCGTCTGCCCGGCGCAGAACCACACCGAGCCCAGGGCGTCGGCCGGGGCGGCCACCGGCAGCAGGGTGGCGGGGTCGGTGGGGCGGCCGGCGTCGTCCTCCCCGCCGTCACCGGTCAGGAGCAGGCCTCCCACCAGCAGGGCGACCACCAGCACCAGGGCGGGCCAGCGCCGGCTCACGCCGGGTCCTCCGGTGCCGGGCCCCGCACCGTCTTGCGCCGGCCGGCCCGACGACCGGCGGCGCGGCGGGCCTCGGGGCCGGGGTCGCCGTCGGGGGCGGCGGACCGCTCGGCCCGGGCGGCCAGGTCGGCCACCGCGGTGGCGGCCGCCTCCACCGGGTCGGGGACGGTGGCGCCGTCGGTCCCCTCGGGGTCGGTGGTCTCCGGGCCGGTCCGGAGCCGGCGGAGGAAGCGGCGGCGGGCGCCGTCACCCCGGGCCCGGCGGTGCAGGCGGCCCCGCACCAGCAGGGCCACGATCCACAGCAGGGGCTGGGCCACCACCGCGGCCAGGCTGGCGGGGGAGGTGTCGTAGCGCAAGGTGCCCCGGCCGGCGCCCGGGTCGTCGTAGCGGGCGGCCCAGCCGTAGGCCGGCTCGCCGGCGGCGGCCTCGGTGCCGTCCACCTCGAGCTGCCAGCCGTCGGCGGGCACGGCGGCCACCACGTCGCCGTTGCCCCGGGCGGCGACCCGGTAGCGGTCGGGGCCGTCGGCCGAGGTCACCACCGAGCGCCCCCGGGCCGGCGCCGACGGGGAGGCGGCAACGGCCGGCGTGGACGGCAGCTCGGTCCCGGCCGGCACGGTGGAGGCCATGCCCGTCCACGCCGTGTTGCGGTAGACGATCAGCGCCTCCTCGGTGTCGACCCGCTCCAGGTCGAGCTGCGAGGCGAGGGTGTCGGCCAGCCAGGCCGGCGGCGGGTGGGCTTCGCCCCCGTAGGCCGCGGGCACGGTCCGGGTGGGGATGACCACGTAGCGCACCCCCTCGGTGCTGAGCAGGCGCCCGAGGCGCACCGTCCGCCGGCTGACGGCCAGGTCCAGCTCGTCGGCCAGGCGCTCCGTGCTGGCGTGGCGGGGACCGGCCCACCGAGAGGCCACGTCCGGCACCCCGTCGCTGGTGGCCAGGGCCACGCCCTCGTCGTAGTGGTGGGCCCCGAGGGGCAACACGGTCCGCTCCCCCAGCCACAGGATCCGGGCGTCGGGGTTCTCGTCGGCCACCAGCACGGGCTGCAGGGTCCGGTCGAGGTCGCCGCCGGGCAGGTCCCAGCGGCCGTCGAGGACGCCGGGGACCATGGAGGTGGCCCCGGCCACCACGGCCAGCGCGGCCAGGATCGATGCGCCCTGGCGCCAGCCGAAGCGGTAGTGGCGCAGGTCGACCTCGAAGGCGGCCATGCCCAGGGCCGCGGCCAGGGCCAGCGCCGCGGCCGCCGGCACCAGCACCACCTCGGGGGCGGGGAGGCCGAACGGCAGGTGGCCCTCCTCGGCGGCCACCAGCACCCCCCAGCCGGCCAGGGCCACGAACCAGGCCCGCACCGCCCAGGCCAGGCGCCAGCCCCGGCCCAGCACCAGGGGCAGGGCCGCGGCGACCAGGAAGGCCCAGGCCAGCGGGGTGCCGCCGTAGGGGCCGGTCTGGAAGCGGAGCAGCTCGCCCAGGGTGCGGCCGGTGCCGTCCCGGGCCCCGACCACGGCGTCCCAGCCGCCGCCGTCGAGGAGCAGCGAGGCGCTCCACGGCAGGTGGAGGGCGACGGCGACCACGACGCCCCCGGCGGTCGCCACCACCAGCCGGCCCAGGCCCTCGGTCCGGCCGGCCACCAGGGACCCCACGGCCAGGCCGGCGGCCATGAGCACCACCAGGGCCACGATGGCCGGGGCCACGACGGCGCCCAGGGCGGCGGCCAAGCCGATGCCCAGGGCCAGGCCCGGCACGGCGGTGGCGGGACCGCCGGGGCCCACCGGGGCGTCCTCGGACAGGTCGCGGCGTCCGAAGGGGGCCAGGCCGGTGGCCCGGGCCAGACCCAGCAGCAACCAGGGCACGATCGCGTAGGCCACCAGGCCCGACCACGAGCCCGAGGCCAGGGCGTTGTAGGGCAGGGGCACGGCGGCGTAGACGACGACGGCGGCCGCCGCGGCGCGAACCGAGCCGATGGGCCGGGTCAGGCGCCAGATGCCCACCGGCCCGGCCGGGAGCAGGGCCAGGACGAGGACCTTGCGGGCCAGCTCGGTCGATCCCCCGGCCACCAGGCCGGCCAGGCCCAGGAGCCCCTGGCCCGTGGGCGGGGGCCCGGGGCCACCGCCGCCGGTGGCCCGCCAGCCGCTGACGTGGGCCCGGAGCAGCTCGACGGCCGAGCCCGGGAAGGCGGACAGGTCGCCCACGGCCGGCAGGTCCGGCACCAGCAGGTTGCGGGCCCCCAGGGCCATCAGGGCCACCGTGGCCGCCGCCG
Coding sequences within:
- a CDS encoding DUF5719 family protein; this translates as MSRRWPALVLVVALLVGGLLLTGDGGEDDAGRPTDPATLLPVAAPADALGSVWFCAGQTAGDGTMADGTVVVANVGDASAVGRIEVVSEAGTRAGRALEVPARTTRRVRVADVLEAEWASARVEVDGGTVVVEHEVVGPRGRDVAACQTTASERAYLPSGATTRDATMRLAIYNPYPDAATVDLAFATTDARRRTPSDFQGLPVAAQSMIVVDVTPVVTVVPVAAATVTTRRGRVVVERIQTYDGEGASTTEEEADAEAYRPDGLALTPAVSDPRPVWSFPAGVRSAVAHERVVVFNPGDEEAEVEVEVALEDPARNGTVGPFPLTVPAGEFASLALDEAGSVPEGLTHSLVVRSVDGVPVVAERWIDAAGEEASYVGVATSTGSPVAAPRWAFASGRRAADEERGRVVVTNPGDAEVTVAVTAVGDGQEVPVPGGRVTLAPGARHEVELDDLEGARLSLVVEASGPVVAERRLMAQGAAGADDEEGEQGRGASVAVGIPLPPGLRPLR
- a CDS encoding glycosyltransferase family 2 protein; this encodes MTDARPPADESRAAAPAVVAVVVTHDPGPWFDEALRSLAAQTYQPLSVLVVDAGSAEDPSPRVAAVLPDARITRVEGNPGFGAAANVVLDVVEGAAFHLLCHDDVALAPDAVRTLVEEAFRTNAGVLGPKLLDWHDPRRIRSVGAAVDKTGVPAPAAEPDELDQEQHDAVRDVFHVAGGATLVRADLFATLGGYDPGIDFHGDDVDLCWRAHVAGARVVVVPAATARHLEALGERRPVDDRRRLQNRHRVRSLLSCYSRVHLLRVVPQALLLTTIEALVALLGGRPRHSRDLVGAWTWNLRHLGAIARRRRRAARTRTVRDAEVRELQVRGSARFTAFLRGQVGPADDRLAALAATGRDLSSALRAPLTRVTLAAAAATVALMALGARNLLVPDLPAVGDLSAFPGSAVELLRAHVSGWRATGGGGPGPPPTGQGLLGLAGLVAGGSTELARKVLVLALLPAGPVGIWRLTRPIGSVRAAAAAVVVYAAVPLPYNALASGSWSGLVAYAIVPWLLLGLARATGLAPFGRRDLSEDAPVGPGGPATAVPGLALGIGLAAALGAVVAPAIVALVVLMAAGLAVGSLVAGRTEGLGRLVVATAGGVVVAVALHLPWSASLLLDGGGWDAVVGARDGTGRTLGELLRFQTGPYGGTPLAWAFLVAAALPLVLGRGWRLAWAVRAWFVALAGWGVLVAAEEGHLPFGLPAPEVVLVPAAAALALAAALGMAAFEVDLRHYRFGWRQGASILAALAVVAGATSMVPGVLDGRWDLPGGDLDRTLQPVLVADENPDARILWLGERTVLPLGAHHYDEGVALATSDGVPDVASRWAGPRHASTERLADELDLAVSRRTVRLGRLLSTEGVRYVVIPTRTVPAAYGGEAHPPPAWLADTLASQLDLERVDTEEALIVYRNTAWTGMASTVPAGTELPSTPAVAASPSAPARGRSVVTSADGPDRYRVAARGNGDVVAAVPADGWQLEVDGTEAAAGEPAYGWAARYDDPGAGRGTLRYDTSPASLAAVVAQPLLWIVALLVRGRLHRRARGDGARRRFLRRLRTGPETTDPEGTDGATVPDPVEAAATAVADLAARAERSAAPDGDPGPEARRAAGRRAGRRKTVRGPAPEDPA